A portion of the Channa argus isolate prfri chromosome 19, Channa argus male v1.0, whole genome shotgun sequence genome contains these proteins:
- the ggh gene encoding gamma-glutamyl hydrolase, with the protein MCSFRKTMWPLVFCLLLSCLPFPAKAERNDKPIIGVLAQEVRSPKPNTAAYIAASYVKFLESAGARVVPVMINQTLEEYESLFNSINGILYPGGGVSIMSSGYARAAKIFYELAIEANKRGDYFPIWGTCLGFEELTYLTSGKNLLSYTNTSGVSLPLHFTNETKNSRMFEGFPAELMEDLASEPLTENSHKWSVSLLSYNTNEELKNFYKVLSTNTDGKTEFVSTVEAYDYPIYGTQWHPEKNAFEWTKPYIAHTQSAVKATFYVAQFFVSEARKNFHSFDSEERERIALIYNYSPVYTGGRSGFEQTYFF; encoded by the exons ATGTGCAGCTTCAGAAAGACGATGTGGCCGTTGGTGTTCTGCCTGCTTCTGTCGTGTCTGCCGTTTCCTGCGAAAGCCGAACGAAATGACAAACCCATCATTG GCGTTCTGGCTCAGGAGGTTCGGTCCCCAAAGCCAAACACAGCGGCCTACATCGCCGCCTCCTACGTCAAGTTCCTGGAGTCCGCAGGCGCGAGAGTGGTCCCCGTCAT gatCAACCAGACACTGGAGGAGTATGAGTCACTGTTCAACTCCATCAACGG GATTCTTTACCCAGGCGGGGGGGTCAGCATTATGTCGTCAGGTTATGCCAGAGCTGCGAAAATCTTTTATGAGCTCGCTATTGag GCAAACAAGAGAGGAGACTATTTTCCTATATGGGGAACCTGCCTCGGATTTGAGGAGCTGACCTATTTGACAAGTGGAAAGAATTTACTGTCATATACCAATACCAGTGGTGTGTCACTGCCTCTGCACTTCACTAATG AGACCAAAAACAGCAGGATGTTTGAAGGGTTTCCAGCTGAACTTATGGAAGACCTGGCTTCTGAGCCGCTGACAGAAAACTCTCACAAGTGGAGTGTTTCCTTGTTG TCTTACAACACAAACGAGGAGCTGAAGAACTTTTATAAAGTTCTCTCCACAAACACGGATGGAAAAACAGAGTTTGTGTCAACGGTGGAAG CGTATGATTACCCAATTTACGGGACACAGTGGCACCcagagaaaaatgcatttgagtGGACGAAGCCGTATATTGCGCACACTCAATCAGCGGTCAAGGCCACCTTCTACGTGGCCCAGTTCTTCGTCAGTGAAG CCAGGAAGAACTTTCATTCATTTGACTCTGAAGAGAGGGAGCGAATAGCACTGATATACAACTACAGTCCTGTTTACACTGGGGGACGGAGTGGCTTCGAGCAGACGTATTTTTTCTGA
- the LOC137104540 gene encoding apolipoprotein D-like, translating into MKAVKVLLVTLLTAAAADGQTFHLGKCPRPTTQKDFDVTKYMGTWYEIEKLPAVFERGTCNQATYTLLDDGTVRVLNAELLSDGQMNSIEGVAKVKDPSQPAILGVSFFKGFPDAPYWVLSTDYQSYALVYSCSDYFRFFYVDFAWVLARTRVLTEDIISQLHEQLAAVGVDVNRLTVSNQTGCDILSSPEA; encoded by the exons ATGAAGGCTGTGAag GTCCTGCTGGTGACTCTCCTGACTGCTGCGGCAGCTGATGGCCAGACTTTCCACCTTGGCAAATGCCCCCGACCAACTACTCAAAAGGACTTTGACGTAACAAAG TATATGGGTACCTGGTATGAAATAGAGAAGCTCCCAGCTGTATTTGAAAGAGGAACATGTAACCAAGCCACATACACTCTTCTGGATGACGGGACAGTCAGAGTCCTCAATGCAGAACTGCT GTCTGACGGGCAGATGAATTCAATTGAAGGTGTTGCTAAAGTTAAAGACCCATCTCAACCTGCCATTCTGGGAGTcagcttctttaaag gTTTTCCAGATGCTCCCTACTGGGTACTGTCCACAGACTATCAGTCCTATGCTCTGGTGTACTCTTGTTCTGACTACTTTAGATTTTTCTACGTCGACTTTGCTTGGGTCCTGGCACGCACTCGAGTGCTGACGGAAGACATCATTAGCCAGTTACACGAGCAACTGGCTGCTGTCGGTGTCGACGTAAATCGCCTTACAGTTTCCAACCAGACAGGCTGTGATATCCTATCATCACCTGAAGCATGA